Proteins encoded together in one Ipomoea triloba cultivar NCNSP0323 chromosome 4, ASM357664v1 window:
- the LOC116017219 gene encoding uncharacterized protein LOC116017219 isoform X1 yields the protein MMFSKLQRQLPTIHIDESVKMENAWVEALSLDSRDFNANFIHCIAGYIFIFKKIVLKCLSNEGLHSTAIYLLSTLSTFSWEAKLTTMLASLAIIHGEFSVKGLAHQINLTYISSNVLLIATSNHSITLRYNIQHYLLQTTGLQEVLCSCLCNTFCPPSYNIMGIKSQNQLKEQPSLAAKVKDIYI from the exons ATGATGTTCTCAAAACTTCAGAGGCAGCTACCAACTATACACATTGATGAGagtgttaaaatggagaatGCTTGGGTGGAAGCACTCAGCCTTGATAGCAGAGATTTCAATGCCAATTTTATACATTGTATTGCAGGttatattttcatcttcaaAAAG atAGTATTGAAATGTTTGAGCAACGAAGGTCTACACTCAACAGCAATCTATCTATTAAGCACGCTATCGACCTTTTCATGGGAAGCCAAGCTTACAACAATGCTTGCTTCTTTAGCCATCATCCATGGAGAATTTAGCGTGAAAGGATTGGCACATCAAATCAATCTTACGTACATCTCATCAAATGTATTGTTGATCGCAACTAGCAACCATAGTATAACTCTGCGCTACAACATTCAACATTACCTATTACAAACTACTGGATTGCAAGAAGTGTTATGTTCTTGCTTATGCAACACATTTTGCCCACCTtcttataatataatgggaatcAA GTCCCAAAATCAGCTAAAGGAACAACCCAGTTTAGCTGCGAAAGTcaaagacatatatatataa
- the LOC116017219 gene encoding uncharacterized protein LOC116017219 isoform X2, translating into MMFSKLQRQLPTIHIDESVKMENAWVEALSLDSRDFNANFIHCIAGYIFIFKKVPKSAKGTTQFSCESQRHIYIITACNPLLDRKKESIGIL; encoded by the exons ATGATGTTCTCAAAACTTCAGAGGCAGCTACCAACTATACACATTGATGAGagtgttaaaatggagaatGCTTGGGTGGAAGCACTCAGCCTTGATAGCAGAGATTTCAATGCCAATTTTATACATTGTATTGCAGGttatattttcatcttcaaAAAG GTCCCAAAATCAGCTAAAGGAACAACCCAGTTTAGCTGCGAAAGTcaaagacatatatatataatcactgCTTGCAACCCACTACTAG ATCGAAAAAAAGAAAGCATAGGAATCTTATAA